A window of Fragaria vesca subsp. vesca linkage group LG7, FraVesHawaii_1.0, whole genome shotgun sequence contains these coding sequences:
- the LOC101310749 gene encoding quinone oxidoreductase-like protein 2 homolog — translation MEALVCKKLGDPTAENSEEKAIVIEKSYPIPELETPTSVRVRVKATSLNYANYLQILGKYQEKPPLPFIPGSDYSGVVDAVGSAVTKFRPGDRVCSFAPLGSFAQFIVADQSLLFGVPEGCDLVAAGALPVAFGTSHVALLHRANLSSGQVLLVLGAAGGVGLAAVQIGKVVGAVVIAVARGAEKVEYLKSLGVDHVVDSSSQSIIQSVKDFLKTRKLKGVDVLYDPVGGKLTKEAMKVLNWGAHILVIGFASGEVPVIPANIALVKNWTVHGLYWGSYRIHRPAVLEDSVNELLSWVARGLITIRISHTYRLPEANLAFSAIKDRKVIGKVMIVLDDPSSVRSKL, via the exons ATGGAGGCTCTGGTGTGCAAGAAACTGGGTGACCCAACGGCGGAGAATTCAGAGGAGAAAGCGATAGTGATCGAGAAGAGCTATCCGATACCGGAACTGGAGACTCCGACGTCGGTGAGAGTGAGAGTCAAAGCTACGAGCTTGAACTACGCCAACTACCTTCAGATACTCGGCAAGTACCAGGAGAAGCCGCCGCTGCCTTTCATCCCCGGCTCCGATTACTCCGGCGTCGTCGACGCCGTCGGCTCCGCCGTGACCAAGTTCAGACCCGGCGACAGGGTTTGCTCCTTCGCGCCGCTCGGGTCGTTTGCTCAGTTCATCGTCGCCGATCAGTCTCTTCT GTTTGGAGTGCCGGAGGGGTGTGATCTGGTGGCGGCCGGTGCGTTGCCGGTTGCGTTTGGGACGTCTCATGTGGCTCTGCTTCACCGGGCCAATTTGAGCTCCGGTCAA GTGTTGTTGGTGCTTGGTGCGGCGGGAGGTGTTGGACTTGCGGCGGTACAGATTGGGAAGGTTGTTGGAGCCGTTGTCATTGCGGTAGCCAG GGGAGCTGAGAAGGTGGAGTATTTGAAGTCGTTGGGGGTTGATCATGTGGTGGACTCCAGCAGTCAGAGTATTATCCAAAGTGTGAAGGATTTCTTGAAAACCAGGAAGCTTAAAGGGGTGGATGTTTTGTATGATCCGGTTGGAGGGAAGCTTACTAAAGAGGCAATGAAGGTTTTGAATTGGGGAGCACACATTTTGGTTATTGGCTTTGCCAGTGGAGAGGTCCCTGTCATTCCTGCCAATATTGCTCTTGTTAAG AACTGGACAGTGCATGGGCTGTACTGGGGTAGCTACAGAATACATCGACCCGCTGTTCTTGAAGATTCAGTTAATGAATTACTTTCTTGGGTGGCGCGAGGCTTGATCACCATCCGCATTTCTCATACGTACCGCCTGCCAGAG GCCAATCTTGCCTTTTCTGCCATCAAAGATAGGAAAGTCATTGGGAAAGTGATGATTGTTCTTGACGACCCAAGCAGTGTAAGGTCAAAGCTCTAG
- the LOC101293536 gene encoding 2-hydroxy-6-oxononadienedioate/2-hydroxy-6-oxononatrienedioate hydrolase 2-like, protein MRSLAGTWVLPNCSKVSIFNGNLSSSRFGSDTQNCDVFKSSAFVAAAASVSGSGAQYSGSEGLLGVQTKKKSKGIAGIDQDELVEDPKLLADPDSCFCEFRGVEIHHKVCEAQLEVHDESESVSSEVKSVGLPMILLHGFGASVFSWNRVMKPLAEAVGSKVLAFDRPAFGLTSRGNSVRELSSGNGESKPVNPYSMAFSVLATLYFIDFLAAEKAIIVGHSAGSLVAVESYFEAPERVAALILVAPAIFAPIITQKVVKGSQPGTNDQTEGDSNSVDDGNPFVQFSKVLSNIARYISQAIMGLVKGMAVMLNSLYKRFLSALLRSTFAIMLVRMAINKFGITAVRNAWYDSKKVTDEDISGYTKPLRTKGWDKALVEYTAAMLTDTSSESKPPLAKRLRDIKCPVLIVTGDNDRIVPSWNAERLSKAIPGSFFEVIKHCGHLPHEEKVDEFLSVVKKFLQSAFDDSPQERLQVIV, encoded by the exons ATGAGGAGCTTGGCGGGGACATGGGTGTTGCCGAATTGCAGTAAAGTTTCGATCTTTAATGGGAATCTCAGTAGCTCAAGGTTCGGTTCGGATACCCAAAACTGCGACGTTTTCAAGTCTTCTGCTTTTGTTGCTGCTGCTGCTTCCGTCAGCGGCTCCGGTGCTCAATACTCCGGTTCAG AGGGGTTGCTTGGTGTGCAAACAAAGAAGAAGAGTAAGGGGATAGCTGGCATTGATCAGGATGAGCTGGTGGAGGATCCTAAGCTTTTGGCAGACCCGGATAGTTGTTTTTGTGAGTTTAGGGGAGTTGAGATACATCATAAGGTGTGTGAAGCACAATTGGAGGTGCATGATGAGAGTGAGAGTGTGTCAAGTGAGGTTAAGAGTGTTGGTCTGCCAATGATCTTGTTACATGGCTTTGGAGCCTCAGTTTTCTCTTGGAATCGGGTTATGAAGCCGTTGGCTGAGGCTGTCGGTTCTAAAGTTCTGGCATTTGATAGGCCGGCATTTGGGTTGACATCAAGGGGGAACTCTGTCAGGGAGTTATCGTCTGGAAATGGGGAATCGAAACCTGTGAATCCATATTCCATGGCGTTTTCGGTGCTTGCAACTTTGTATTTCATTGATTTTCTGGCAGCTGAGAAGGCCATTATAGTGGG GCATTCAGCTGGTTCTCTTGTAGCAGTTGAGTCATATTTTGAAGCACCGGAACGTGTGGCTGCTCTAATCCTTGTTGCCCCAGCTATTTTTGCCCCAATCATAACACAGAAGGTTGTCAAGGGATCCCAACCTGGAACAAATGACCAGACAGAAGGTGACTCAAATTCAGTTGATGATGGGAATCCTTTTGTCCAGTTTTCCAAGGTTTTGTCCAACATTGCCAGATATATTTCACAGGCAATCATGGGATTGGTGAAAGGGATGGCAGTCATGCTCAACTCTTTGTACAAGAGATTCTTGTCTGCTCTTCTACGCTCTACTTTTGCGATAATGCTG GTAAGAATGGCTATCAATAAATTCGGGATCACTGCTGTTAGGAATGCATGGTATGACTCAAAGAAAGTCACTGATGAAGACATCAGTGGTTATACAAAG CCATTAAGGACGAAGGGTTGGGATAAGGCACTTGTGGAGTACACAGCAGCAATGCTCACAGACACTTCATCCGAATCAAAACCACCGTTGGCAAAGAGACTCCGTGATATCAAATGTCCTG TTCTGATTGTTACGGGCGATAATGACCGAATTGTCCCGTCATGGAATGCTGAGAGACTTTCAAAAGCCATACCAGGGTCTTTCTTTGAAGTAATAAAGCATTGTGGGCACTTGCCACATGAAGAGAAAGTTGACGAGTTTCTTTCAGTAGTTAAGAAATTTTTACAAAGCGCTTTTGATGATTCTCCGCAGGAGAGATTACAAGTTATTGTTTGA
- the LOC101311043 gene encoding uncharacterized protein LOC101311043: MGKLWVEVCLISARGLRRSSSLWKLQWYAVGWTNPNNKYCTKIDASGNANPVWKTKFATLVEDAESKLNDLALHIEVYSREPIFLRERLQGTATILLKEFLAKHNKNSENSRHGAEEVGSYQLRKKNSNKPQGFVDVSIHISEDMEGRSSYTGNEGGPGEYSNTITLATGDGSTPAFLPFTPQKRPEHQFQMNSPYTNAMPPTTNYSKPSAYGPSYTPASGTSYPPATGQSYPPASGPSYQPSRTPPPPPPPSNVGYIPTFLPRTDQMPESYINMPSSSGAPHPGRGTRAGGPGFAMGMGAGALAAGAVIFGDDFMSGFDVPSGLQNASVTISADPPF, translated from the exons ATGGGGAAACTCTGGGTTGAAGTTTGCTTGATATCTGCACGAGGGCTTCGACGTTCATCGTCCCTGTGGAAGCTTCAATGGTATGCTGTGGGGTGGACTAATCCCAATAACAAGTACTGCACCAAGATTGATGCATCTGGAAATGCAAATCCTGTATGGAAAACCAAGTTTGCTACCTTGGTTGAGGACGCGGAATCTAAACTGAATGATTTGGCTCTGCACATTGAAGTCTATAGTAGAGAGCCTATATTCCTCAGAGAAAGGCTGCAGGGGACAGCTACTATTCTGTTGAAAGAGTTTCTGGCTAAGCATAACAAGAATTCTGAGAATTCAAGGCATGGAGCTGAAGAAGTTGGGAGCTACCAATTGCGAAAAAAGAATTCCAACAAACCTCAAGGTTTTGTTGATGTTTCAATCCACATTTCTGAAGATATGGAAGGGAGGAGCTCATACACAG GAAATGAGGGAGGACCTGGGGAGTACAGCAATACTATCACCTTGGCTACCGGAGATGGGTCTACACCAGCATTTCTACCTTTTACTCCACAAAAGAGACCAGAACATCAGTTCCAAATGAATTCTCCGTATACAAATGCAATGCCTCCGACTACAAACTATTCAAAACCATCTGCATATGGACCAAGCTACACACCAGCTAGCGGAACAAGCTACCCGCCAGCAACCGGACAGAGCTACCCGCCAGCAAGTGGACCAAGCTATCAGCCATCTAGAACTCCTCCACCGCCTCCACCACCTTCCAACGTGGGGTATATACCTACTTTTCTCCCAAGGACAGACCAAATGCCTGAGAGCTATATCAATATGCCATCATCATCTGGAGCACCACATCCTGGTCGTGGAACTCGAGCTGGAGGACCTGGTTTTGCAATGGGAATGGGTGCTGGGGCCCTGGCAGCCGGTGCTGTGATCTTCGGTGATGACTTTATGTCAGGATTTGATGTTCCTTCAGGCTTACAGAATGCTAGTGTTACTATATCGGCTGATCCTCCTTTCTAA
- the LOC101311324 gene encoding uncharacterized protein LOC101311324, giving the protein MEAATPMNIVECHSCTSMELKWASSRGKTQVQNMKTPSKSKAPATLRTSVPVFISTNPSHVKPDDLIDLYSACNLNGHRFPGYVDGKDGCREVEGIDVNKLRVALSHSEVLVSVFCKPNDVVSKSSSSFSQKNRKKLNITEGLGELFERVVMPVTPFNSQLVGFGRAVSDQGLTASIYDVMVIPSLQGMGIGKMIVKRIIRILTSRDIYDIAALCSENESSFFKACGFGDDILCSTAMMYTRTASGSTNLEGQMVKRAGRKLLLVPPFLKTLPYSKSKTIQSS; this is encoded by the exons ATGGAGGCTGCGACGCCCATGAACATAGTAGAGTGTCATTCATGCACCTCCATGGAGCTAAAATGGGCAAGTTCCCGAGGCAAAACCCAAGTGCAAAACATGAAAACACCTTCAAAATCAAAAGCACCAGCAACACTTCGTACCTCGGTCCCTGTGTTTATATCCACAAACCCATCACACGTAAAACCAGACGACCTCATTGACCTATACAGCGCCTGCAATCTCAACGGCCACCGGTTCCCGGGTTACGTGGACGGCAAAGATGGCTGCCGTGAAGTGGAAGGTATTGATGTGAACAAGCTACGTGTGGCTCTTTCACACAGTGAAGTCCTGGTGTCTGTCTTCTGCAAACCAAATGATGTAGTTAGCAAATCTTCATCATCATTTTCGCAAAAGAATCGAAAGAAGCTGAATATTACCGAGGGTTTAGGAGAATTGTTCGAAAGGGTGGTGATGCCGGTGACACCATTTAACAGTCAACTGGTTGGTTTTGGCCGAGCTGTTTCTGATCAAGGATTGACAGCCTCCATCTACGATGTTATG GTTATTCCTTCATTGCAGGGTATGGGAATTGGCAAGATGATAGTTAAAAGAATCATAAG AATACTCACGAGTAGAGACATTTATGACATAGCAGCACTTTGCTCAGAAAATGAGAG CTCATTCTTCAAAGCATGTGGTTTTGGTGATGACATTCTGTGCTCCACAGCAATGATGTATACAAGAACTGCTAGTGGTTCAACTAATCTCGAAGGACAGATGGTTAAGCGCGCAGGTCGAAAGCTACTGTTGGTTCCACCGTTTTTGAAGACCTTACCCTACTCCAAGTCCAAAACCATACAATCATCTTAA
- the LOC101293831 gene encoding uncharacterized protein LOC101293831, whose translation MSNGDRRQSIRLFALETQRAQQKQNQNLNKGKKAGGTKEHHANAATMPSGNSLPERSKLQLLLGKLKRKDVYSIFSEPVNPEEVEDYYHFIKEPMDFGTITTKLEGGSYKTLQEFEHDVTLVWRNAMLFNDSSTVYHKEACAIRNLAKKLFNSLKTDPENFVELPKTGCRGGKRFKYSEVNRSSTYRPLNTSLNENESIVSAVCLSPQELVQNRDGHGESLLQFVKNLGPSANTFAGPKLQDLNGESIEAIPDRDTRNFSFTNALLGDENPEWDTYSNLGGKPGSNLHKYQRIADIGSYSSTVEEAGQDWKRFRPTEAPPQPVCSQSTSAGWSSQWLEIGPSTSDVKKSVAGQENGSGQDWKRFRPTEAPPQPVSSRLFLPQSTSVGWPSLRRDIGASTSDVKKSISLKDIDEWLRYL comes from the exons GCTGGTGGTACCAAAGAACATCACGCAAATGCTG CTACTATGCCATCTGGAAATTCTTTACCAGAAAGAAGCAAGCTTCAACTGTTGCTTGGTAAACTGAAAAG GAAAGATGTGTATAGTATATTCTCAGAGCCAGTAAATCCTGAAGAG GTGGAAGATTATTATCATTTCATCAAAGAACCAATGGATTTTGGCACAATTACAACAAAACTTGAAGGAGGAAGCTATAAAACACTGCAAGAATTTGAG CATGATGTAACACTGGTATGGAGAAATGCTATGCTTTTCAACGATTCAAGTACCGTTTATCACAAAGAG GCTTGTGCGATAAGAAATCTAGCGAAGAAGTTGTTTAACTCTTTGAAAACTGACCCTGAGAACTTTGTGGAATTACCAAAAACTG GATGCAGAGGTGGAAAAAGATTCAAGTATTCAGAAGTAAATCGAAGCTCTACCTATCGACCTCTGAATACATCACTCAATGAGAATGAGTCGATAGTATCTGCAGTCTGTCTGAGCCCACAAGAGTTAGTGCAG AATAGGGATGGACACGGTGAAAGCCTACTGCAGTTTGTTAAAAATCTAGGACCTTCTGCTAATACATTTGCTGGTCCAAAGTTACAAGACCTTAATGGAGAATCAATCGAGGCCATTCCAGATCGAGACACTAGGAATTTCAGCTTCACGAATGCCTTACTTGGAGACGAGAATCCTGAATGGGACACATACAGTAACCTTGGGGGAAAACCAGGCAGCAACTTGCATAAGTACCAAAGGATTGCTGATATAGGAAGTTATTCCAGCACTGTGGAGGAGGCAGGCCAAGACTGGAAACGGTTCAGGCCAACAGAGGCACCGCCACAACCTGTTTGTAGCCAATCCACATCAGCTGGCTGGTCCTCACAGTGGCTTGAGATTGGTCCATCAACCTCTGATGTGAAGAAGTCAGTAGCAGGCCAAGAGAATGGCTCAGGCCAAGATTGGAAACGGTTCAGGCCAACTGAGGCACCACCACAGCCTGTTTCTAGCCGGCTGTTCCTGCCTCAATCAACATCAGTTGGCTGGCCCTCACTGAGGCGTGACATTGGTGCATCAACCTCTGATGTGAAGAAGTCTATAAGTTTAAAGGACATAGATGAATGGCTCCGCTACCTTTGA